The Miscanthus floridulus cultivar M001 chromosome 7, ASM1932011v1, whole genome shotgun sequence genome includes a region encoding these proteins:
- the LOC136466152 gene encoding citrate-binding protein-like, with product MTVLLSGFQLTWDEAAGRSPGLAGWPAAHGASAGVDPTLGFIAVNLTEDRFKLHHPYNLPLEQRYEFRDGVRRMWVYCTDKPLSPGSPTKPCSEILLNVRYTTGVWQFEGYGYVPAGTSGVSVMQVFGASGRNTTLMLHVYGGQLMYYHDEARVVDACIYDRWFRLNVLHDVGAGALTVFVDGEERLAVAGHGGYRHYFKFGVYTQMDPSHYMESRWRDVKVYTKLG from the exons ATGACCGTATTGCTCTCAGGGTTTCAATTGACGTGGGATGAGGCTGCTGGCCGCTCGCCTGGCCTGGCTGGCTGGCCGGCCGCGCATGG TGCTTCCGCCGGCGTTGACCCGACCCTAGGCTTCATCGCTGTCAACCTCACCGAGGACCGGTTCAAGCTGCACCACCCGTACAACCTGCCGCTGGAGCAGCGGTACGAGTTCCGCGACGGCGTGCGGCGGATGTGGGTGTACTGCACCGACAAGCCCTTGAGCCCCGGCAGCCCCACCAAGCCATGCTCCGAGATCCTCTTAAAC GTGAGGTACACGACGGGGGTGTGGCAGTTCGAGGGCTACGGGTACGTGCCGGCGGGGACCTCCGGCGTGTCGGTGATGCAGGTGTTCGGCGCATCAGGGCGGAACACGACGCTGATGCTGCACGTGTACGGCGGTCAGCTCATGTACTACCACGACGAGGCACGCGTTGTTGACGCTTGCATCTACGACCGCTGGTTCCGGCTCAACGTGCTGCACGACGTCGGCGCAGGGGCGCTCACCGTGTTCGTCGACGGCGAGGAGCGGCTCGCCGTCGCGGGACATGGCGGGTACCGCCACTACTTCAAGTTCGGGGTGTACACGCAAATGGACCCCTCGCACTACATGGAGTCCCGGTGGAGGGACGTCAAGGTCTACACCAAACTCGGTTGA